The window GTAAAAGTTTTCTTTCCAAATGCAGGTCGGTAAGAACAAGAAGGATATTAAATTTGAGGAAGAAATAGAGGTTTTGGACTTAGGTTTGAGCTCTGCAAAAAATACAGAGTCCAATACTGATGAGGTTTGTTGAAACAACAATATGTCAAGTATGTGTGAAAGACGTTTGTATAATGACAACTTTTTGAACTACGGCGATTTATTAGAGACAATCGCTTCTCAATGCAGGTGGTTGAGAATAGCAAAGGTGCGGATTTTGTTGCAGAAGAAGAGGAGCCAAAATTGGCAAAGACTGTGGAAGACATCAAGTTGAATTCTCCTAAGAATAGGGAGTCCAATACCAATGAGGTCGTCAAATCAAGACATCTGAACATGGAGACAACAAAATTGTCACTATCCAAAGATGTTGAGGAGCTAAAGTCTGTGGAAGATGTCGAGTTGAATTCTCCTAAGAATAGGGAGTCCAATGAGGTTGTCAAATCAAAACATCTGAACATGGAGACAACAAAATTGTCACTATCCAAAGATGTTGAAGAGCTAAAGTCTAAGATAAATTCACTGGAATCTCATCTAATTGAGGTTAGTCTTCTTGTACTAGATTCTGGTACTCTACTACTCGAGTATTTGGTTATGCACTAACACCACATCCTTCAATATCTATTGGACTGGTATTGACTTGTCAGTAAGCAACTCTTGAAGTAGCCTGCAGAATTCCCTTCCCCAAAACATTGGTGCTGAATAACAATGATACTCTAGCAATCTTGTGGCCTAGAATTTCTTTATGAAACAAAGAGTTGGAACTTGATGAAAATTTCCTTACAGGCTGAACACATAATTGCGAAGTTTAAAGAAGAGAAGCGAAGTACCATCAAAGACATGGAAATTCTGAAACAAGAATTGGTTAGTGACTGTATCTCTCTATGCTGTCTCTCTTGCTTTGTACTCTTAGTGGTGTATCTTGTGCTTTTCTCTAACAAATTGTTCTGCGATTATCCTAACATCTCTTTAAGGAAAGCAAGATAATGAGCCTTCTTTCAGGTTGAACGAGTAATAATTTCTATcgctttgatttttttttttttcagttaaAAAGGGTGTTACCAGATTAATGAGTTCATGTTGTTGATTTTCTTACTGCTAACTGACAGGAATTGGAGACTGCAGAACTTTTTCACCTCCTAAAACTAAATTGTTTAATAATCAAGTTAAACGAGTAATAATTCCTACCAGTTTGTTTTCTTTATAGTTAAAAGGGTGTTACCAGGTTAATGAGGAgttcattgttgttgattttcttACTTCTAACTGACAACAACTGCAGAACATTTTCACCTCCTAGACTCAATATTTAAATAATCAAGTTGAACGGGTAATAATTCCTATTGGTTTGATTTCTTTACAGTTAAAAGGGTGTTACCAAGTTAATGAGGAGTTCATTGTTGTTAATTTTCTTACTGCTAACTGACCATTATTGGGAACTACAAAACTTTTTCACCTCCTAAActcaattattaataatcaagaatGTGTTGAGTGATAAGTTTAATCAAGGCCATTTACGTGGATAAAGAAGTTTGATGAAGCAGTTTGGATGCTGATCCTATGTACATGTTAACAAAGAAATGAATGGTCCTACCGGAGTTGCTTTAGAATCTGAGGCGATGTCAATCTTGTGCTTCAGGCAGAAGTGCAACTTCTCTTGAAGAGTTTTAGATCCATTTTATGCTATTTAAGGGTATGTTGGCTTTGTTCTTTAGAAAATCGAAAGTATGCTCCTTTCTATTACAATGGAGTAGAGTCCTGCTAGAGTTTGTTGTCTCTCGAATCTCAAAGAAATTCAGCACttatccatttcaagcctaatcagaGAAGAATTTCGCCTTAAGTTCTACATTTTATGCCTTGCTTTCTGAGTTGAGGGGTAGTTTATGTCCTCAGAAAGAACAAATTTTTCCAATCATTCGCAATGAAGAACTTTGTAGAGACAATTGATTTTGTAGACCATAAATTAGTTTCCTCCTAATGAAACGATAAAACTCGTTGGCTATTCTGCTACCATGCAACTAGATGCTGCATATGTCTAGGATAATCACTTTCTCAGGTACTAACAATGATGATTGGAatgtttttgataaatattaCATGTAGCTAAAGTGACTTCATAACAGGTTGAAGCCCCATTGAAATAATCAGACTTTTGCTGTGCTGTTTCTTTATTATGAAACGAAATAGTTTCACCTAATTCTTCTGCATACGAACTTGGGATCACATTGACCTCAAGGCTGTGTCTAATTCTAAAATTTTGAACCTGTCATTTCTTACAGGCATTACTAAGGACGAAGAGTGTTGGAAGGAGAGCTCAAGTCGGTTTTCCCCCGTTATTCCTTTGCATAGTTGCATTGATTTGTCTTACCATTGGGTATCTTCGACGTGCTTAACAAGGATTTTGTCTGGCTTTTTTGCTATATTGTAACTGTTTAGGAGCTTACTGTATCTTCAGCATATTAACATTGCATCTTTTTTTAGCTGTCAACCTAACTAGTTTGTGAAAATGGTGGATGTATGTAGATGGAATTCATAATGAAAAAGAATATTTCAATAAAGAATTACTAATAGTTTTGTAACCTGGAAGCACCTTGCTGGAGCTGTCGGAATGTCATTTGGGTTGGTCTAATATTTCCTGCTCATTTCTTAACTTCGTATATCTTCAACCCATTAATAACTAGAAATACCTTGAGATGCCCAAaaatgaatttctttttgttttccacATAGTTAATACGTATGGTGTAGGAAAAGTTAAACTGGCAACAATGACTGAAACTATATGAATTTTGGACTTTTGATGTGTGATTCGAGTTGATCCATCATCGATAAAAAGGCAGTAGCATATGAGAAATAAACACATCTCCGAAAAGTTTTATCCATGTAATTCCAGTTTAACGATAGCTAGTAAAAGTTGATAAACCCTTCGCTAGCAGTCAACTGAAAATGATTTTGAACTGAACACTAATGCAAAATCGTGCAGATCTGTACAGAGGAAGACACACACATTAAGTCCTATTCCAGCTCTCACCGGTTTTTCTTTCCTCTGTCCTCCTCTGATCTTTTAACATAgtagaatttaaaaaataaaaacaaaaaaatcgaACAAGAAAATTCATGTAAGTTGCCGGCCGAACATAGCACGGTAAAAGAGCCTAAGTTGGCAGACCTATCGATATACAGTTTGCTGATTGTATTCTTAGATTGGTGTATGCCAGAGATAATATAATTGTTCACTAGCTTGTCGAAGTCCTTGTTGATTATTAAGCCATTGCAAGCCATCACTTCCATACCACCAAAAGTTGTGGTTTAGTTGTAAGTGCTCTTCCAAATATTTCAAATTTGAGCATTGAGTATGGCGCCCattacccccccccccacccacccaccACATCGGACTTCTTGTTGCGAATCCAAATTTATAAAAAAGTAGGTACCGAGCACCGGATGAGGAAAAAAAATCACTTCCATAAAATACAATAAAAGTATGCTTGATCATGTTTTCGAGATCTAGGTATGAAGTCGTCTCGGATAGAAAGCGTTTTACCCAAAGTGGGACTTCTTCGAGTTCAGATTAATCACAAAGTAGGTATCAAACACCTACCAGGAAAcccaaaaaaattatttctttaaaataCAGTAAAATTACAGGGGTTGTGATAGAAGAAGATATGACACTTTCGGAAGGGGGAATCAGACTAGGTTCTAGAAGAAGAAGCGTAGCTGGCACGTTGTCTGTCAACTGTGAAAGATAGCTTAAAGTGAGGGCTCCGAAAATAATATTTCTCAACTGTCGATTGACGTGATAATCATGCCTGCTTGACAGAGCCTTTTTCTTTTAACCTCCCAATAGACGAAAAAGAATTTCTGGTGACACGAAAGTTGTGCTCGACGCTCTCTTTCCTATTCCACTGTGCTAAGTGGTCTTTTCCTTTCTTGCTAGATGACTACTATGGAAAAAGAAGGCGACTACTCCTAGTCTCTGGTCAATCCATACTAATGCTAGAAGAGCTATTCCCGCCGCCCACCCAAAAGAGACGAGGAAGACTAACTGCCGTCCTGCTCAAACCTAACAAGGATTTCTCCATTCCCATAGCTCGAAATCGAGACCTTTGGTTAAAGGTCGAGCAACTTCATCCACTACACTACATCCTTTGGTGGTTTCATCATCAGTTGGCTTTAACTTGTGACTGAACACAACAAGGTATAACCTAAATAAACTTGCCCATATCCCGTGTCACATTAGTTATGTACATCAAACCAATAAATGCAAGACATATAAGTATATATACACTATGAAAAACTGGAATTACTAAACAGAATTTTGTTCTTCATCTACCATGTCACTCTTTGGATTCATCATTTATTCTTATCATGTTCTTTATGACGATCCGAaacctcgaaatttaatttttGAGGACAAAATGATAATTTGACTGAACCTGTAGCTTCGCGTCGTCATTTACGACTTTGTGGGGTGTCACATATCCTGCAGATAACAATCGCAGCAGTCACCAGTCTGGTCCCCTACTTCAAAAGTAACTTAATGCCGAACCATTCCCAAGGAGAATAATGCCCTAGGGGCCGACCCAGCATCAACCGTCCGAGACTCTTCTCTATTTACTGCTACCGATCATAAATAATTTATAGCAAGGCTTAGGATAAAGAAGCTAAAGAAGAGAATCTTAAACAACATAAGTGCTTTACTAATAATATATATAGCTCTGACTTCTTGACCTATCATATCAACATGAGCTATTGCAAGTATGTACAAACTTTGGAATTTCATCTAATCACGCCTCAATGTTTTTTCCAAAATTGCAAGTAGTTCTTGCAAACGTGATCGCTTTTGTTGAAGGATTGAATCAACAAGCTGATACTTAACTATAGTTAACTGTTATAGTAATAACTAACTAGGTTGGTTAGTTTATTAATAAAGGTAGTTAGTTGTTAGTTAGAGGTACACATAAATATCTATACTCTTAGTTTGTTAGTAgatttcatttttgcttcttcAGCTATTTGCAATGAAATAGTACTCGTTTCTCTTCTCTCTTGCTGAGCCTAGTCTTCTCTCTACTCAAGTTTTAGATCAATTGTCCATAGCagctaacatggtatcagagtcacCAGCAATGATCTAGGTCATCCTTCGATTCTCTTCTCTGCTTCTAGATTACTTCAGTTCTACAGAATTAGGTGCAGAATTGTCTTAGAGTGATCTCAAATTGAAGCTAGGGTTTGCAATTTTCTCCAAAGTTGCGGTCAATAATGGCGATTGGTACTGAAGATGACATTACAACTGCTAGTACaccagttgttgatacccaattttactctcatattttttcaaatagtatatatactttcaaaatatcattttgcattatTACCCAATTTTACATCTAGCAAAAGCTTACTTACTGTTGGATATGTGCGATCTATGGAACCTAATTGATGgggtcaaaagagccaagcatggagaaggtccttcagggaccaagtagactaggaaatgatgttctttactactttctagcttagctttagatttcgattgtaataaggctaaatgccattagcatttttattattattgttaatttAGTAAAGGTGACTCATTTTTCGCATTAGTGAAATGACGCAAATGTTGGCATCAATATTCTCCAAGTCTACGTGTCGCTTAGGCCTATCTCTGGcgcaatgaggtccccaaattaggacgcgaatcaTTTCATGACTTTGTGAAATATATTTATGCAAACACTCTTTTatacttggttaccttttgccttttcttttctttttgaatattcccattcccaaaaggttagttcgtgcatactggcatcaacAACATATCACACCAGCTTCAGAGGTCCTCcacatcctcctccaccaagtgatcccaaaggcaaaagcaaaggaaaagggaaaatggaTTATTTGAGTGGTATAAGGAAAGACAGCGCTATTATGGTGGAACTTTGAAACTTTAGATGGCCAAAGTACTCCGACACAAAATGAGTTGGTCTTACATCTGGAGTAGAAAATCCTGGAACTACAAGGCGAGCTCGAGCAGGTCCGAAAtttggcaaacctctccctcactctCAATATGCCTGACATTAACCAGCAAAACCCGACTACCCAGAACCAAACACCActacaaaacacacaaaaccaaaaccCACCACCCAATCCTCCTATGCCATACTACTATCCCGCACCTCCCCAGAACCTTAACCCGCCACCAATACCAACCCCTCAACAATACCACCATCATCCAACAcaatacccacaaaccactacttatcacactccccagaaTGCGCCACAACCTactcccgatccccaaaactcaaccaatgaccacccttATACCCAAATGCCGGGAATCTAACAAAATAATccgatatatgtggaaactttacCCTACACCCCGTAgaaaaccctatacatacccgaatcGATCTAGAAGGACCTGCTAATTAAAAACATGACGAAGGAACTCAAAAGGCTCACTGGTAGAGTTTAGAGTGTTGAGGGTGGTAAAGGCATTGAAGGTCAAAACTATGACGACCAGTGCATTCAGCTAGATGTGGAActaccggagggttacaaacctcccaaattCGAAAGGTTCGATGGAACTAGTGATCCGAAAGTGCAtctgagaacatattgtgacaagcttgtaggagtagGAAAAAAGGAACAAATCCACATGAAATTGTTCATACGAAGCCTTAGAGGAGACGCCTTGTCTTGGTGTATCAGTTaaaacccaaagaagtgggttagtGGCGTGAGCATAGCGTCAAActtcatggatagattcaggCTCAACATGGAAAATGcgccagatgttttctacattcaaaacctcaaaaggTAGCCGACAGAGACCTTCCACGAGTATgttactcgttggagatcagagacCGCGAAGGTAAGGCCGGcagttgaagaagaacaaatgaacaagttctttgtcagatCGTAAGATTTGCAaaattatgaaaggttgatggttattgaagatcacaagttctccgacatcatcaagttaggagaaagaatagaagaaagaattaaaaatggGATGGTGACCAATTTCGAGGTACAATAGGCGAGGAATAAAGCTTTGCAATCAGGAAGtatttcaaagaagaaagaagtaggtgtcGTGATGGTAGCCCATGGCcctaagtctcctctcacataccaagcacctccacccacatatcaaccctcaccccCGAGATACCAACAACCTACTTACACCTACCATACCTATAATACTCAACCTACATACTACCATTCACCACCACTCGCCCCCCAAAATTACTAGAAGCCACGTCCAAATTTCGATCGTAAACCTcttagacaatacaccccaattgctaaACCCATAGACCAACTGTATGAGAGACTAAAGGATGCTGGTTATGCTGCTCCCATTCCTGCCGTTGTTATGGAAAATTCCTCCCAATGGATTAACCCCAACAAAAcatgtgcttatcattcaggcATGATAGGCCATACAATTGAGGAGTGTCGcacgttgaaagacaaggttcagACGCTGATCGACGCTAAGGTCATACAGGTAAAGGAAGCTGCACCAAATgttcgtaacaatcctctcccagatcataTAGGTGAAGGAGTAAATGTGATAGAGACTGACGAAAAATGGAATCAAGAAGGATCTATAGGACTCATTCGAGAGGGAGATGCTCCTAAAACATCTCCTGTCACCCTCACTCTAGTTATGGTACGGACCTAGGTGCCATTTGAAGTCGAGGTAACTACACCCTTCATTGTGATGGTAGCTCCCACACCATCTTACAAGTCTGATGCCATCCTATGGGACTATATTGCAGAAGCAAGTAGAcagggaaaagaaaaaatagaggaAATAGGTGCGAtgcaaggaatgactagaactggcagagtttatacacctgagaatttgggaggaacaagcaagtAAGCTGCACCTAAGACGCATGTTGTCGAGACCGACACtaatgatctttggagaaaggtacaAGCGAGAGAGTACTCTATTGTTGACCACCTGAACAAAACTCCTGCCCAAATATCCATCttatcactgctgcaaaactcGGATGCTCATAGGAATGCTTTtatgaaggtgttaagtgaagcttatgtacccaccaacatcactagttaggagatggctaacatggtcggatAGGTATTGCAGAGCTAtaaaatcacttttcatgaagataaattaccaccagaagggttgagtcacaacagggCGCTACACATCACGGTGCAATTTGAAGATAAGTTCATTTCCAGGGTCTTGATAGATGGAGGTTTAAGTCTCAACATATGTCCATTGACTACTTTGAAGAGGCTAAGTAAAGGCCTGCACGAGGTACAgataggaagcatgaatgtgaaggcatttGATGGATCTCAAAGATCCACCATTGAAGAAATCAACCTCATTCTACAAATGGgtccgacttggtttgatgtcgagttccaagtgctagacatatctgctacctacaatctattgttgggacgaccctagATACATGTTTCCGGGGCAGTGGCTTCAACTCTGCATCAGGCTGTGACATTtgagtggaatcatcaggaggtgatcatccaTGGAGATGGAAGTAATCCCATCTACACTAATTAGACTGTGCCGGTCATCGAAAATAGAAAGAAGCTAGGTGGAGAAGCATACAATTGCATTGAACGAGTCAACATAATTGAAAAGGATCGatggtggagcaacaagatagaaagcatactgttATGGGCGGGGTATTAACCCAGCAAGGGTCTCGACAAAAATCTTcaagggatcaccaaacccgTACAACCACAATACCATTGTACGACTTTTGGACTCAGATACGAATACACATGGCAAGAATACCAGGATTGGTTACCACCATGACATGCTCCTTATTATCCACTGGAACAACCGGTACCACCTCTACACGAGACATTTCATCAAGTTGACATATGTGGGGATCTGAGGAAGATGAGGTTTTAGTTGGCATAAGGAAGCTGTTCCTAGATgaagaagacatggactgcagtgcgatagttgaggaggaggagaaggaaaACCTTACCATTCATACCATGGAGGAAGGAGctgttctcaagaattggaccgttgcaccatcccgggcccgtcgagttcctaggTAGACTGGTAAATTAGCATGaattattttaaatagttttgagcatttgagtcatttttcggtattttttttgaaataattactcgatcCATCGAGCTACACTTGTTgacattttaaaagttttattaatgcattattgctttttatatttattattatctttttacatttcttttcagcataattattacatatcttGATAAACCTATGACTGTAActtgtaatgagacaatgcaacataaggatagtgattcagaggatctggaagatgatataatacctgaggaaattgttagagaagtagagaactttgaaaacaaaccaaagtctaatttggaggaaactgaggCTGTTAACTTAGGGAATTCCAAAACGGTCAAGGAAACAcgtataagcattcatctatcacagttagaaaaggaagaatacattAGATTCCTAAAAGAATATGGAGACATCTTTCCATGGtccttgtcgcgccccctttttttctcgcgaaataggGTTTATGACATTGAGAACTCTTTTagtgggtattaaaagagaagagtcgccacctaatgattaaagtgcattaggacactaagaagagtttgatttaggaAAACCAGAGATCGAgtaagggcttaaaattatcccgaagggaaggtgttaggcaccccccaggatccactagtgtggttcccgaccatactataattgtgactttaagtaagcaaataagagtttcaaatatgaggggtttTTCACATAAGGGTTGaaaatagataaaattaaaagaagtgaaatgcaagctgaaatttgaaaaaaacggtttaaatttttgaaaggtaaacaatgaaataaacaagtaaaggaaaagggggggggtcctaagtttataaataatatggatcaccccacacaatatccGGTAATCGCTCCTCAACaaggggttacacgtgacattatcgcgtggtcatcacatccatatctaccctttcccacccggTTAAGGTGTTATAGCGCGaaatagtctcgtttacttattaaATGCTATTACCCACCCCAATTCTATCAGCCCCAGAGGtgcttgggactactaatcctataaTGTTGGAAAAgttggcttatttgtggtttcaaaaggtaaaaatactaagacGACAAACAAAACACGTATAGCAAGTATTGGGAAAACACATAAATAGGTATGGAtcaaataaacctcctcaaatcaaagaaaagcatctagtttagcatgtcttgcatattctgattagggtctgattaaaacttaaaagggtAAAACAGGCTgctttatcacatatt of the Nicotiana tabacum cultivar K326 chromosome 7, ASM71507v2, whole genome shotgun sequence genome contains:
- the LOC107791475 gene encoding vesicle-associated protein 2-2-like — translated: MTNTQLMEIQPHELKFTFEVKKQSSCAVHLVNITDQYVAFKVKTTSPKKYCVRPNIGVIKPKSTYDFTVTMQAQRTAPSDMQCKDKFLIQGTVVPFGTSEEEITPSMFNKDNRKYIEECKLRVVLVSPPKSPVLQPANGISKQGAPIETSMQQEKFPSGVENLPPAQTVGKNKKDIKFEEEIEVLDLGLSSAKNTESNTDEVVENSKGADFVAEEEEPKLAKTVEDIKLNSPKNRESNTNEVVKSRHLNMETTKLSLSKDVEELKSVEDVELNSPKNRESNEVVKSKHLNMETTKLSLSKDVEELKSKINSLESHLIEAEHIIAKFKEEKRSTIKDMEILKQELALLRTKSVGRRAQVGFPPLFLCIVALICLTIGYLRRA